The Pantoea nemavictus genome includes a region encoding these proteins:
- a CDS encoding MFS transporter, with translation MQPLPKPPVPAIITLGLVQILSWGGSFYLMAVMATPIVAETGWSQQWVYGALSLGMLISGLLAPLSGRLISRSYGRVLLAASGAVMAIGLVIMGLSHHLLLFLFAWLIIGIGMAMGLYDALFATLGTLYGGQARGAITGITLISGFCTTLVWPGTALLIHWLEWRGACFAIAGVLCLSVLPAYLYALPAPAAKIATSKPTSAAHGDALAPALFWLLCSIFTLASVIMTAISVQLITLLQASGHTLASALAISAILGPCQVGSRIVDIAFKRGHPIWTTFFSVGLVALGLLLLACYPQFAVLSMVLYGAGNGLRAIVRGTLPLVMVKPEAYAIVVGRMARPALIGQALTPLVGGYVFEHLGANATLWLLCLLAFINVLLVMVLKQKLPHASPQSERGAIN, from the coding sequence GTGCAGCCTCTGCCAAAGCCACCTGTTCCCGCCATTATTACGCTTGGATTAGTGCAAATCCTTTCATGGGGCGGATCGTTCTATTTAATGGCGGTGATGGCCACTCCGATCGTGGCGGAAACCGGCTGGTCGCAGCAGTGGGTGTATGGCGCGCTGTCGCTCGGTATGTTGATTTCGGGTTTGCTGGCCCCGCTAAGCGGCCGACTGATTTCCCGCTCTTATGGTCGCGTATTGCTGGCAGCGAGCGGGGCGGTGATGGCGATCGGTCTGGTGATCATGGGCCTCAGCCATCATCTGCTGCTGTTTCTGTTTGCCTGGCTGATTATCGGCATTGGCATGGCGATGGGCTTATACGATGCGCTATTCGCCACGCTCGGCACACTGTACGGCGGGCAGGCGCGCGGCGCGATTACCGGCATCACGCTGATCTCCGGTTTTTGTACCACCCTGGTTTGGCCGGGCACCGCGCTGCTGATCCACTGGCTGGAGTGGCGTGGCGCCTGTTTTGCCATCGCCGGAGTATTGTGTCTTTCTGTGTTGCCCGCCTACCTTTACGCACTGCCTGCGCCCGCAGCGAAAATCGCTACCAGCAAGCCGACATCAGCCGCGCACGGCGATGCACTTGCCCCGGCGCTGTTCTGGTTGCTGTGCAGTATTTTCACCCTCGCATCGGTGATCATGACGGCGATTTCGGTGCAACTGATTACCTTGCTGCAAGCCAGCGGGCATACGCTGGCATCGGCTTTAGCGATCAGCGCCATTCTTGGTCCCTGTCAGGTGGGCTCGCGCATTGTCGACATCGCCTTTAAGCGCGGACATCCCATCTGGACCACTTTCTTCTCGGTGGGATTGGTGGCGCTGGGCCTGCTGCTGCTGGCGTGTTATCCGCAGTTTGCCGTGCTGAGCATGGTGCTGTACGGCGCCGGAAATGGGCTGCGGGCAATAGTGCGGGGAACTTTACCGCTGGTAATGGTCAAACCAGAGGCTTACGCGATTGTGGTTGGGCGCATGGCGCGTCCCGCGTTGATTGGCCAGGCATTAACGCCGCTGGTTGGCGGCTATGTCTTTGAGCACCTCGGCGCCAATGCCACGCTGTGGCTATTGTGTCTGTTGGCGTTTATCAACGTGCTGCTGGTGATGGTGTTGAAGCAGAAATTGCCACACGCCAGCCCACAGTCGGAAAGGGGAGCGATAAATTAA
- a CDS encoding RrF2 family transcriptional regulator — MLDYRFPTALQMVLSVAMAEQLGKRSTSAILAYGLEANPSFIRKLMVPLTRDGIIVSTLGRTGSIHLGRPAAEITLRDIYTSVIEDKKLWASRPDVAPRCLVSANLCWYFKSIAEEAEEASLKVLETRTVADALAELKHNDTSNCEELPDVELADLCKKGR; from the coding sequence ATGCTTGATTACCGCTTCCCGACAGCTTTGCAGATGGTTTTGAGCGTAGCGATGGCGGAGCAACTGGGCAAACGCTCGACCAGTGCCATATTGGCGTATGGTCTTGAAGCGAACCCCAGTTTCATTCGAAAACTCATGGTTCCGCTCACGCGCGACGGCATCATCGTCTCGACGCTTGGCCGCACCGGCTCAATTCACCTGGGTCGTCCGGCCGCTGAGATAACGCTGCGCGACATCTACACCTCGGTGATTGAAGATAAAAAGCTCTGGGCCTCGCGTCCCGATGTCGCCCCGCGTTGTCTGGTCAGTGCTAACCTGTGTTGGTACTTTAAATCCATTGCGGAAGAGGCTGAAGAAGCGTCGCTGAAGGTGCTGGAAACCCGCACCGTGGCAGACGCGCTGGCCGAGCTGAAGCATAACGACACCAGCAACTGCGAAGAGCTGCCCGATGTCGAACTCGCCGATCTGTGTAAGAAAGGCCGCTAA